From a region of the Salvelinus alpinus chromosome 2, SLU_Salpinus.1, whole genome shotgun sequence genome:
- the LOC139553580 gene encoding NLR family CARD domain-containing protein 3-like — MKSQRKLKSHLKNKFECVLEGIAKQGNSRLLSKIYTELYITEGRSGGVNNENEMIQIEAASRRPATHETPIKCNDIFQPLPGQDKSIRTVLTTGVAGIGKTVSVQKFILDWAEGKANQELQFIFPLSFREMNLMKERNHSLMELLHRFVMETKESGISNYDKYNVLFVLDGLDECRLPLDFKNNKICFDVTESTSVDVLLTNLIKGNLFPSAFLWITSRPAAANQIPPGCVDQVTEVRGFNDPQKEEYFRKRISDENLVSRIISHIKISRSIHIMCHIPVFCWISASVFENIMKTEKRVMPKTLTEMYMYFLIFQSKQTMVKFEGKEQIDQHWDKESIMSLGKLAFQQLEKGNLIFYEEDLKECGIDVREASVYSGLCTQIFREECGLYQEKVYCFVHLSIQEFMAAVYVFLSVINNNVNLMAKPQSTSAKLRTLSIDNRLIDLARSAVDKALESESGHLDLFLRFLLGLSLKSNQTLLRGLLTQTSSNSQTNEMIVKYIKAKIRDKPTSERCINLFHCLNELNDHSLVEEIQSYLRSGSLSEASLSSAHWSALVFVLLTSEEKLDVFDLKKYSRSEEGLVRLLPVVKASRTVLLNGCNLTESCCASLASALSSNSSQLRELDLSNNDLQDSGVKLLSAGLESPHCQLETLRLSGCLVTKEGCASLASALKSNPSHLRELDLSYNHPEDSALKLFSAGLEKLNLDNGEARRLQPGLKKYACELTLDPNTASRQLMLSEDNRKVTSVERFKDRPQVLCREGLTERCYWEVEWSGEKTRLAVTYKRKSCFDSNLLGSNDISWGLGCYSDGYTAWHNGNHTTILAPYSNRVGVYLDYQAGSLTFYSISSDTLTHLHTFHTTFKEPLYPGFLVEETVSLCRVIFSSSC; from the exons ATGAAGAGCCAACGTAAGCTAAAATCTCATCTGAAAAATAAGTTTGAATGTGTATTGGAGGGAATAGCTAAACAAGGAAACTCCAGACTTCTCAGTAagatctacacagagctctaTATCACAGAGGGTAGAAGTGGAGGAGTCAATAATGAAAATGAGATGATACAGATTGAGGCAGCATCCAGGAGACCAGCAACACATGAGACACCAATAAAATGCAATGACATCTTTCAGCCCTTACCTGGACAAGACAAATCTATCAGAACTGTGCTGACAACGGGTgtcgctggcattggaaaaacagtctctgtgcagaagttcatTCTGGACTGGGCTGAAGGGAAAGCAAACCAGGAGCTTCAATTCATATTTCCACTTTCTTTTCGGGAGATGAATTTGATGAAGGAGAGAAACCACAGCTTGATGGAACTTCTTCATCGCTTTGTTATGGAAACCAAAGAATCAGGAATCTCTAACTATGACAAGTACAACGTTCTGTTTGTCCttgatggtctggatgagtgtCGACTTCCTCTAGACTTCAAGAACAACAAGATCTgttttgatgtcacagagtctaccTCAGTGGACGTGTTGCTGACAAATCTCATCAAGGGGAATCTGTTTCCCTCTGCTTTCCTCTGGATAACCTCCCGACCTGCAGCAGCCAATCAGATCCCTCCGGGGTgtgttgaccaggtgacagaggtacgagggttcaatgatccacagaaggaggagtacttcaggaagagaATCAGTGATGAGAATTTGGTCAGCAGAATCATCTCACATATCAAGATATCAAGGAGCATCCACATTATGTGCCACATACCCGTCTTCTGTTGGATTTCTGCTTCAGTTTTTGAGAACATAATGAAGACAGAAAAAAGAGTGATGCCCAAGACTCTGACTGAGATGTACATGTACTTCCTCATATTTCAGTCCAAACAGACAATGGTGAAGTTTGAAGGGAAAGAGCAGATTGATCAACACTGGGATAAAGAGAgcattatgtccctgggaaaactGGCTTTCCAACAGTTGGAGAAAGGCAATCTGATTTTCTATGAGGAAGACCTGAAAGAATGTGGTATTGATGTCAGAGAGGCATCAGTGTACTCGGGACTGTGCACACAGATCTTCAGAGAGGAGTGTGGGCTGTACCAGGAGAAGGTTTACTGCTTTGTTCATCTGAGCATCCAGGAGTTCATGGCTGCTGTGTATGTGTTCCTCTCAGTCATCAACAACAACGTGAATCTAATGGCCAAACCGCAATCAACCTCTGCCAAGCTGCGGACACTGTCTATTGACAACCGTCTAATCGACCTGGCAAGGAGTGCAGTGGATAAGGCTTTAGAGAGTGAGAGTGGACACCTGGACCTGTTCCTCCGCTTCCTTCTGGGCCTCTCACTGAAGTCCAATCAGACTCTCCTACGAGGCCTACTGACACAGACAAGTAGCAACTCACAGACCAATGAAATGATTGTCAAGTACATCAAGGCAAAGATCAGGGACAAGCCCACCTCAGAGAGATGCAtcaatctgttccactgtctgaatgaGTTGAATGACCATTCTTTAGTGGAGGAGATCCAAAGCTACCTGAGATCAGGAAGTCTCTCAGAAGCCAGCCTCTCATCTGCTCATTGGTCAGCTCTGGTCTTTGTGTTGCTGACTTCAGAAGAGAAGCTGGATGTGTTTGACctgaagaaatactccagatcagaggaaggtctTGTTAGGCTGCTGCCAGTGGTCAAAGCCTCCAGAACAGTTCT GCTGAATGGATGTAACCTCACAGAGAGCTGCTGTGCTTCTCTGGCCTCGGCTCTCAGCTCAAACTCCTCccaactgagagagctggacctgagtaacaatgacttgcaggattcaggagtgaagctgctgtcTGCTGGACTGGAGAGTCCACACTGTCAACTGGAGACACTGAG gctgtcaggctgccTGGTCACaaaggaaggctgtgcttctctggcctCAGCTCTGAAGTCAAACCCCTCCCATCTAAGAGAGCTGGACCTAAGCTACAATCACCCAGAAGACTCAGCTCTGAAGCTGTTCTCTGCAGGACTGGAGAAACTAAA tttgGACAATGGTGAAGCGCGCCGGTTACAACCAGGGCTTAAAAAAT ATGCCTGTGAACTCACACTGGATCCAAACACAGCAAGCAGACAGCTCATGCTGTCTGAGGACAACAGAAAAGTGACATCGGTGGAGAGATTTAAGGACCGGCCacaggtgctgtgtagagagggtctgactgAGCGTtgttactgggaggtagagtggagtgggGAAAAAACTCGTTTGGCAGTGACCTATAAAAGAAAAAGCTGTTTTGATTCCAATCTACTTGGAAGCAATGACATATCTTGGGGTCTGGGATGCTATAGTGATGGTTACACTGCCTGGCACAATGGTAATCACACTACCATACTGGCCCCTTACTCCAATAGAGTTGGAGTGTATCTGGACTATCAGGCTGGTTCTCTTACCTTCTATAGCAtctcctctgacacactgacccacctgcACACATTCCACACTACATTCAAagagcccctctatccagggttttTGGTTGAGGAGACAGTGTCCCTGTGCCGAGTGATTTTTAGCTCGAGCTGCTAG
- the prr13 gene encoding proline-rich protein 13 isoform X2, whose translation MWPNQGPPGQNPAFPPAYNPAFPSGPNPAHPQGQNPMYAPGTNPAYPPGMAPGMAPGMPPGMAPGMAPCMNPAMPPGSMPYGQHPGGQYPGGQHPYPAGPGAPGYPGVHPGPYPGGVHPGGVYPGGMHPGMAGGVAGFGMGVPGHKAHKKMKKAKGKKAHKADKHLKHHGGHRKHSSSSSSSSSDEE comes from the exons ATGTGGCCTAACCAAG GTCCCCCTGGCCAGAACCCGGCCTTCCCCCCAGCCTACAACCCTGCATTCCCTTCTGGTCCAAACCCAGCACACCCTCAAGGCCAGAACCCCATGTACGCACCTGGCACAAACCCGGCTTATCCCCCCGGTATGGCCCCTGGTATGGCCCCCGGTATGCCCCCTGGTATGGCCCCCGGTATGGCCCCCTGTATGAATCCTGCCATGCCTCCAGGATCCATGCCTTACGGACAACACCCAGGAGGGCAATACCCAGGAGGACAACACCCTTATCCAGCTGGACCAGGTGCACCTGGTTACCCAGGAGTTCACCCAGGGCCCTACCCTGGTGGGGTCCATCCAGGTGGAGTCTACCCCGGGGGCATGCATCCCGGCATGGCTGGGGGTGTGGCGGGATTCGGGATGGGAGTCCCTGGACACAAGGCGCACAAAAAAATGAAGAAGGCGAAGGGGAAGAAGGCGCACAAAGCCGACAAACACCTGAAGCATCATGGAGGCCACAGGAAG CACTCTtcaagcagtagcagcagcagcagcgacgAGGAGTGA
- the prr13 gene encoding proline-rich protein 13 isoform X1 gives MLCLHQNEIITFSYSYSGHNMWPNQGPPGQNPAFPPAYNPAFPSGPNPAHPQGQNPMYAPGTNPAYPPGMAPGMAPGMPPGMAPGMAPCMNPAMPPGSMPYGQHPGGQYPGGQHPYPAGPGAPGYPGVHPGPYPGGVHPGGVYPGGMHPGMAGGVAGFGMGVPGHKAHKKMKKAKGKKAHKADKHLKHHGGHRKHSSSSSSSSSDEE, from the exons ATGTTGTGCCTGCATCAAAAT GAGATCATCACTTTTTCATACTCATATTCAGGACACAACATGTGGCCTAACCAAG GTCCCCCTGGCCAGAACCCGGCCTTCCCCCCAGCCTACAACCCTGCATTCCCTTCTGGTCCAAACCCAGCACACCCTCAAGGCCAGAACCCCATGTACGCACCTGGCACAAACCCGGCTTATCCCCCCGGTATGGCCCCTGGTATGGCCCCCGGTATGCCCCCTGGTATGGCCCCCGGTATGGCCCCCTGTATGAATCCTGCCATGCCTCCAGGATCCATGCCTTACGGACAACACCCAGGAGGGCAATACCCAGGAGGACAACACCCTTATCCAGCTGGACCAGGTGCACCTGGTTACCCAGGAGTTCACCCAGGGCCCTACCCTGGTGGGGTCCATCCAGGTGGAGTCTACCCCGGGGGCATGCATCCCGGCATGGCTGGGGGTGTGGCGGGATTCGGGATGGGAGTCCCTGGACACAAGGCGCACAAAAAAATGAAGAAGGCGAAGGGGAAGAAGGCGCACAAAGCCGACAAACACCTGAAGCATCATGGAGGCCACAGGAAG CACTCTtcaagcagtagcagcagcagcagcgacgAGGAGTGA